Proteins encoded in a region of the Panicum hallii strain FIL2 chromosome 3, PHallii_v3.1, whole genome shotgun sequence genome:
- the LOC112886808 gene encoding peroxidase 21 translates to MRGMRSSSSSLVAAAALLLFCCFTTGHANGGGLRLGYYSASCPRAEDIVREQVAQLYDKHGNTAVSWLRALFHDCMVGSCDASLLLDTSAAAGVSEKSAPRSFGMRNFKYVDAIKAALERECPGTVSCADVLALAARDGAAALGGPRVAMRTGRRDSRASRYAEVGRDIPNHNDSVSAVLSRFAAVGVDAEGAVALLGAHSVGRVHCFNLVGRLYPSVDAGMDPAYGAYLRGRCPTADAREDTRDVAYARNDRATPMVLDNMYHKNLLARRGLLLVDQRLADDPRTAPFVARMAADNAYFHDRFAAALLTMSENNPLAADEGEVRRDCRFVNSA, encoded by the exons ATGCGGGGTATGAGGAGCTCAAGCAGCAGCCTAGTGGCGGCAGCAGCACTGCTGCTCTTCTGCTGCTTCACCACTG GGCACGCCAATGGCGGCGGTCTTAGGCTGGGTTACTACTCGGCGAGCTGCCCGCGGGCGGAGGACATCGTCAGGGAGCAGGTGGCGCAGCTGTACGACAAGCACGGCAACACGGCGGTGTCGTGGCTGCGCGCCCTGTTCCACGACTGCATGGTCGGGTCCTGCGACGCGTCGCTGCTGCTGGacacgagcgccgccgcgggcgtcTCCGAGAAGTCCGCCCCGCGGAGCTTCGGCATGCGGAACTTCAAGTACGTCGACGCCATcaaggcggcgctggagcgggagTGCCCCGGCACCGTCTCCTGCGCGGACGTGCTCGCCCTCGCCGCGCGGgacggcgccgccgcgctcgGCGGGCCCCGCGTCGCCATGCGCACGGGCCGGCGAGACAGCCGGGCGAGCCGCTACGCCGAGGTGGGGCGCGACATCCCCAACCACAACGACAGCGTGTCGGCGGTGCTGTCCCGGTTCGCGGCGGTGGGCGTGGACGCCGAGGGCGCGGTGGCGCTGCTGGGTGCGCACTCCGTCGGCCGCGTGCACTGCTTCAACCTGGTGGGGCGGCTGTACCCGTCGGTGGACGCCGGCATGGACCCGGCGTACGGAGCCTACCTCCGGGGGCGGTGCCCGACGGCGGACGCCAGGGAGGACACGCGCGACGTGGCGTACGCGCGCAACGACCGCGCCACGCCCATGGTGCTCGACAACATGTACCACAAGAACCTGCTGGCACGCAGGGGCCTCCTCCTCGTCGACCAGCGGCTGGCTGACGACCCCCGCACCGCGCCCTTCGTCGCCAGGATGGCCGCCGACAACGCCTACTTCCACGACCGCTTCGCCGCCGCGCTCCTCACCATGTCGGAGAACAAcccgctcgccgccgacgaGGGGGAGGTCAGGCGCGACTGCAGGTTCGTCAACTCGGCATGA